The bacterium DNA window GGACGGTATTATAACCTTTTTCTTTTAATTCTTTTGCTTTTTCATGCAAGCCTTGAAAATCATGTTTTTTAGAAAAAATCCCGACATGAAGTTCACAGGCATTTATTTGTGAAACATCAATTAACGGCGTTGATTTGTGTGCCGCGTCTATATTTATCGGATTAATTACCTGCGACCATCCGAGAGTATCAAAAGGCTGGGATTTTGATTCAAGATCAGGCTCAAAATATTGAGTTCCGTTATCTCTTGATATTCTGTACCTGTACATTGTATTTGGCGGAAGCATTTTTTTGGCAGCTTCATCATCAAGTGAATGATACTGATAACCTTCTGAGGTAGTATGTTTTGTTAATTTGTATTCAAAAACATTTTTATTATCGGCTTTTGCAGGCTCATGCACATCCCATAATAAATTATTATTTTTATCGTATTTGGCAACTTGAATAAATACATCATCAGCAGAAGGAGCATATATTTTTACGGTTGATTTTTGTGTTTTCGGATCATAATTTACTCCCCATGACTTGTGTTCCGCCATTGTCCTTCCAAAAGACAGGTTTTTTAATCCTGTTAATGAATATGCTTTAATATTTTCAGAACTGACGGGTGCAAAAGAAGCATGTTCAATATTCAAGGGTTTTAAAGTTGAAGAACTTAAAGAACCGGCTTGTTGATTAGCGGCTTTTGTCTGAGTACAGGCCGGCTGTAAATTTTGCAGTTTCATCTTGCTTCCTTTCACTTCCTAAAAAATCAATATATTATTAACAAAACAAAACAAAAGAAAAAATTGCTCTTTTTGAGTGTAAAATTTATTTTTATTTGGTTTATGTTTTTATAAAATACAAGAAGATAATTAAGAAAGGTTAAAAATGCACGATTTAGATAAAAATATAATAATTAACAGGGCTGAAAAAAAGCTTACGGATATTTTTCAGGAATTAGAATTAATCAGGGAACTTAATCTGGAAAAAGTTTTAAAAGCTTTTCAGGATAACAGGGTAGGGGAAGAACATTTTGCAACTGTCAGCGGTTACGGGCATGACGATCTTGGAAGAGAAATTATAGACAGAGTCTATGCACAGGTTTTTAACTGCGAATCGGCGATTGTCAGAAATCATTTTGTATCAGGAACCCATGCTATAGCATGCGCTCTTTTTGGGAATTTAAGCCACGGCGACAAACTTATTTCCGTTGCAGGAAGACCTTATGACACGATGGAAGAGGTTATAGGATTGAGAGGAAACGTAAAGGCTTCACTTAAAGGGCACGGGGTGATTTATGAAGAAATTCCTCTTAAAAACGGCATTAATATTGATATTGAAAAACTTGAAGAAACAATAGATGAAACCTCTACTATGGTTTTGATACAGCGTTCGCGCGGTTACAGCATGAGAAAAGTCATTGATATGGAAGTCATGGCTGAAATTATTGAAGTTGTTAAAAAGAAAAATCCTGATTGTATTTGTTTTGTTGATAATTGCTATGGTGAATTCACTGAAGCAATTGAACCGACAGACCTCGGGGCTGATTTGATAGCAGGCTCTTTGATTAAAAACCCGGGTGGCGGAATTGTTGAAACA harbors:
- a CDS encoding methionine gamma-lyase family protein; protein product: MHDLDKNIIINRAEKKLTDIFQELELIRELNLEKVLKAFQDNRVGEEHFATVSGYGHDDLGREIIDRVYAQVFNCESAIVRNHFVSGTHAIACALFGNLSHGDKLISVAGRPYDTMEEVIGLRGNVKASLKGHGVIYEEIPLKNGINIDIEKLEETIDETSTMVLIQRSRGYSMRKVIDMEVMAEIIEVVKKKNPDCICFVDNCYGEFTEAIEPTDLGADLIAGSLIKNPGGGIVETGGYIAGKKEFVDLAAMRLTAPGIGRKGGAMLNQSRLILQGFFMAPGIVHEALKGAVLVSQVFHDLGYKIDPFPDDVRSDIIQAIQFGDREKLIKFCKTVQSCSPVDSYLTPIPDEVPGYGDEVIMAAGTFIEGSTIELSADGPLREPYVAYMQGGLNYAHVKLVLKGILQELG